Genomic window (Spirosoma sp. KCTC 42546):
TCGCTGGCTATCCAAATGTTTGAGGGAACGTACAAAAGGCCGTTTTTCCATCAGCTCATTTCGAGCCAGTTAGATATGGATCGGATGGATTACCTCAACCGCGACGGGTACTATACGGGGGTAGCTGAAGGGGCCATTGGAGCCGAGCGTATTATTAAAATGCTGGATTTGGTCGACGATCAGTTAGTTGTGGAGGCTAAAGGCATTCTGAGTGTCGAAAATTTCCTGAACGCCAGACGACTGATGTACTGGCAGGTTTATTTGCACAAGACCTCAATTTGCTGCGAGTCGATGCTGATTCAGATTTTGCGACGGGCACGCTTTCTAAGCCGTCAGGCGAGTGGCGAGCCAGTCTTTGCTTCCGATGCGTTCCGGATGTTTCTATGCGAGAGTATATCACTAACTGATTTTCAGACAAACCATATTTATCTTGATGCCTTCACCAAATTAGATGATTTCGACATTTGGACCTGTATTAAGGAGGGCGCTTCGCACTCGGACCCGGTGTTGTCCATGCTTTGCCAGATGTTACTTGATCGGAAGTTATTTAAAATCATGCTGTCGACGGAGCCGTTCGCGGGTGAGTTGTTAACCCAGCTCGAAAGTCAATTGCGACAGACAGGAATGCCCGATGACTGGCTTTCGTATTTTCTGGTGGAAGGCCAGGCAACAAATGCGGCTTACCTCCCCTCAGGCGATCGTATTGCTATTAAATTAAAATCAGGGAAAGTGATTGACATTGCCGATGCATCGGATCTGTCAAATATCCAGGTACTCACCAATATTGTTCGTCGATATTACGTTTGCTGGGCAAGGAATTTGGTTTTTAGTAAAGGAGTAAAGTAGGTGGAGTGAGTGAAGTAAGTGAAATGGGTGGAGTATATTAAGGGAGTAGCGTACATATTCTGGGGTTGACTCACTCAACCAACTCCACTTATTTCTCCAACTCCATTCACTCTACCTACTTCACTTGCAGAACAAATTGCGGAAAAGTGCAATTTGTTAGCTACCTTAGCGGCCTTATTTCCCGCTAATAATGGGTGTTTTGCGACGGCAGTCATAAAATATATGAAGTTTACAGTTAAGCAGATCGCTACACTGCTTGGGGGCGAAGTTGCCGGAAACGATGCGCTGACAATCACCGGATTAGCTAAAATTGAAGAGGGAAAGCCAGGCGATATATCGTTTCTGTCTAACCTCAAATATGAATCACATCTGTACACCACTCAGGTATCAGCTGTGATTGTTGATCGGTCGTTTGAACCTAAAAAGCCGGTTTCGCCTGCATTGATATTTGTAGAAAATTCCTACTCCGCTTTTACGCAACTGCTGGAAGAATACCATAAGCAATTAATTTTTGCCCGAGTTGGTATTGAACAACCATCGTATATCGGCGACGGTAGTCAGGTGGGTGAGCAGATTTATCGGGGTGCGTTTTCCTATATTGGCCGTAACTGCCAGATTGGAGAGAGTGTAAAAATATACCCTCACGCTTACATTGGCAACAATGTTCGTATTGGTGATAATACCATTATTCATCCGGGCGTGCGGATTCTGGATA
Coding sequences:
- a CDS encoding HD domain-containing protein — encoded protein: MATPNKKKILNDPVYGFITIPTELLFDLVEHPYFQRLRRIKQLGLSEYVYPGALHTRFHHALGAMHLMGQAMSTLQSKGHAITSEECEAAQIAILLHDVGHGPFSHVLECCLLDNVPHEQISLMLMHDLNRQFGGALSLAIQMFEGTYKRPFFHQLISSQLDMDRMDYLNRDGYYTGVAEGAIGAERIIKMLDLVDDQLVVEAKGILSVENFLNARRLMYWQVYLHKTSICCESMLIQILRRARFLSRQASGEPVFASDAFRMFLCESISLTDFQTNHIYLDAFTKLDDFDIWTCIKEGASHSDPVLSMLCQMLLDRKLFKIMLSTEPFAGELLTQLESQLRQTGMPDDWLSYFLVEGQATNAAYLPSGDRIAIKLKSGKVIDIADASDLSNIQVLTNIVRRYYVCWARNLVFSKGVK